TCTCCTCATCCAGCGATTGAAGATATTCTAGAGTTCTTTCTGGAGGGGGTAATAATTCCGCTGGTCCCGAGCAATTGCTTATAAACAATGCTACCATGAGAATACCCGGGAGAAAGAAGGAGATTTTGGAATTTTTCATCATTAGTGTTTTAGTATTGAATGTTAGTTTACTAATTGGGGCTAAAATAGCGGTTTGCCCTTGAATTAAAAAAAATCTTTAGCGAATAAAATAATGAACTTTAAGCAAAATACGAGAACATGTTTGGGCTGGGAGTTTCAAATTTTTATCTTTGCTTTTTCGGGGCTATAGCTCAGCTGGCTAGAGCGTCGCGCTGGCAGCGCGAAGGTCTGGGGTTCGAATCCCCATAGCTCCACAAAAGCTTTTCCAACCGGGAAAGCTTTTTTTGTTTGTACAATTCTAATTGTTTGTGATAAAACATCGCCTCATATTGTAAAGAATTAACAAATAATGGGGTTTGTATGAAAAAATCAGTTTGGTCCAAGACCATTTTTCTTTCATGTATAGTCTTAATTATAAACTTTGTTCCTGCCTCTAGCGCGTTTTCGCAAACCGATAAACTCACCCTAACTTACACGTTAAACCCGGCTTTGGAGAATGCGCAAATCTTAAGCCTTGCAGGTTTAGGTGTGGATAGTAAGGGAGCAGGCCCGGTTCTTATTTCAGGCTCATTGGTAAATAATACTAGTGAAACACTTACCAATTTATTTTTCGAATTCACAATAGTATCCGGGAAAAATGGAGTACTTGCTGAGGTTACTCAACAGGCAGCGTATCCTTTTACCCTTGATCCTGGTCAGGTAGTGTTTGCAACGAATAATGATATCCAAAACGAGCATATACCAGGTGTAGAAGAAACAATGCGTTTTGATGGAGGGCTTACCGTTGAGGGAGAAGAGTTCTTAGAAAGTCTAGAGGGTACTGAATTACCAGTAGATATTTATTCAGTTACAATGACCATTTTTCAGTTCAATCTCGCCGAAGGTAAGGAAGTTCTTGTAAGCGAAACGGTGCAGGTAGGTGGTAGCTCTGATGGAGTGGTTATAGATGAGCAATCTATTTTCCTTAAGACTCCCGGAGATGTAATTGCTTCTGAAGCGACGATTTCCAATCCTTTTCCACAATTTAGCTGGGAGGGAGATGCAGCGAATACTTACAGAGTTGTGGTTGTGAATGCGAATGGGTTAGATAGTCCGGAGACTCTTATTCAGGCTGCATTAAGTTCAAATCCTACGGAAGCTTTAGGTGGCTCAATACTGGCTCCGGCTGAAAGAGGCTCGTTACTTGAATTTGAAAACCTTGACCTGACTGTTCTTGGAAACAATCTTCAATTTCCATCTTCAGGAGTACTTCCGCTTGAACCAGGGCAGCTTTATTATTGGCAAGTACTAACAGAGGTGCAAGGAGCCAGTGGAGAAGGTGAGAGCATAAATTCTGAGATTTGGCAGTTTAGGTTGATAGCTCCTGGTGAAGAGGTTACTCTGGTCCAGATCGACCAGGATACTTTTGATGCACTGATTACGCTCATTGGAGAGGAAGAATATGCCAGCTTAACCGAAAGCGGCTTTTCATTCGAAGGGATTGAAATAAATGATCAGATAGTAACAGGAGCCACAGCTTTACAATTATTAGCTGAGATAATTCAGAAGATTGATGACGGTGATATAATTCTGGGTTCGAATTAAGGAGGGATGAAAATGAAAAAACTATTTTCAACAGTTACACCATTAGTACTAACCGTAGTGTTAGCTTCAATGCTCGGAAGTGATCTCTATAAACCGGTAGTGGTTGAGCAAGACCGCCCATTAGCTATTGTTAGACGATTCAAGCCTCAGGTACAGCTGAATTCAGTTGAGAAGAGGTTTGTGCTTGATCTAACAGAAAATATAGGCGAGCAGTTGTTTAATGGAGATACGCTATCCACAAATAAGGATGGATATGCACTGGTTATTTTTATGGACAATAGTATTGCCAAGGTTAAGCCCGAGTCCATGTTAATTGTTCAGGGTGAAAGCTTGGCCAGTTCAAAATTATCAAATCGCCGCATAAGCCTGGAAAACGGTGAGATATTTATGGAAGTAGAACCATTAGGTTCAGGAACATTTGAAGTAGCTACTTCTCGTTCACTCGCATCCGTAAAAGGAACCAAGTTTGGGACAAAATCATATGGCTATATTTGGGTTGAAGAAGGTCAGGTTGACGTAACAGCGACCAATTCCGGGCAAACCATATCCTTATTTGAAAAGATGTTTGCTGAGGTAGACAATACCGGGAATAATATCAATTCAGGTAATCTTTCTGACGAAGAACTGGATGATTTGGAAGAAGGGTATGATGAACTGGATGAGGATTTAATCGAACGTACAATCATTCTTCGCTTTAGAGATGCGAACGGGCAGATCAGGGAAATCCCAATCAATATGTTTGAAAAAGGAAATTAAACCACGCTATTTAGGTTTATTTTTGGGATATTAATCCCGTTTATTATGTGTCAACCACTAACAAAGCATGAAAAAAGGGGTATTAAGGGTTGTTTACGCTGTATTGTGGGTGTTGGTATGTGTTGGAGCCAGTAATGCGCAGTTTGTAATACAACATCAACAGCCTACAGTATTAGATCGAACCACAACAAACAGACTGGAGTTTTTTGTACCTGGGGTAACAGAAAATGATGTGGTAGAGGCTCAACTCTTTTACAAAAATGAGGGAGAGCTGGGGTTTTCACAAAAAGAAATTTTTTTTCAGAACGGATCTTTTACTGTTCAGCTAACACCGCAGGAGCTTAGGGGAAGTACTCTTGAATATTACTTTCAATTGACATTAAGAAACCAGGAACAGGATTTTTTCTTTCCTGAAACTCTGCCCGCTGAAAATGCCATTGAGGTTCCGATTGTGGATGGACAGGGAACTCCTGCCTTAAATAGAGCAGAAGGCATCGACTACTCCATATTATCACCAGCACCGGGTAGTGGTCTTGCTAAAAACGACTTGTACATCGCAGTTGCGTTGTTTTACGATGAAGCTGAAATAGAGGAAGGAGAATTTCAGCTTCTCGTAAACGGGGAAGATGTTACTGGTTTAGCCGATACCTCTGATTACTTCATTTCATATTTGCCAAAAAACCTTGGACAGGGAAATCATATAGTGAACCTTAACTATGTTACTAATGAAGAAACTCTGGAAGTAGTCTCATTCCAGTTTAAAGTTATTGATCCACGCCGCGCTGCATATCAAGGTTTTGAGCCCCGCTTAATTCCTCAAGGCCGGGTAGAACTAACGGCTAGAAACCAGACTATTTCCGGAGATATAAATAACGCCTATACGGGTAGGTCATATCTAAATGGCTCTTATGGTCTTTTCAAGTATTCTCTAAACGGGTTTTTTACTTCGCAAGAATCGGATCGACTTCAGCCCCAAAACAGGTATGGAATTGATCTAAGTTTTGGAAAGTGGTGGGAATTCGAGGCAGGTCATGTATATCCCAGGCTAAGCAAGTTCACTATTTCCGGGCGAAGGATTTTTGGGATTAATACTTCGTTGAATGTTCTTTGGAATACGGTCAATGTTCAATTTTTATATGGAGAAGTAAGCAGGAAGGTTACTAATATCTATTCTACTGTAGAAGTAGATACAGTGTTTGCGGGAGGTATTCCTCAGGATACGACGTATACACTTAGCTATCAGGATAATGGAAGGGGAACCTTTGCACGAAAAATTATAGGGGGAAGGATAGGTTTGGGTAATCCCAGGAAATTTCAATTTGGGATACAGGCCATGAAAGTGGAAGATGATACTTCTTCTATATTCAATATTGTGGATTATAATGATCTTCTTTTATCACCTACATTATCCACAGGGCTTTCATTACAAGACCAGGTAAGGCTGGGTGAGCAGCCGGAACTACTCAGTATTGAGGGAGGAAGTGTAAGACCAAAAGGCAACTTTGTAGCTGGAGCTGATATGAGGTTTTCCCTGGCAAAAAACCGCATTCGTTTTGAAACAGAAACCGTTGCCAGTGCCTTAAATGATGATATTTATGGAGGGCCCTTAGATTCACTTCGGGCAGCCGATATTGGGTTTGAAGATATCAGCCAGTCAGATCTTGATATTCTAAATGACCTGGCCCGTTTTATCATCATAAATGAAAACATGAGTGTTATCCCTATACGTATTAGGGGAGTTGGAACTGATACTACCGAAGCAGAAACTTTTTTTCCAACATCTATTCTGGGTTCGGATACTGAACTATCTTTTGTATATCCAAAAAATACATTAAGTATTCAGTATCGTTGGGTAGGGCCGGATTTTGTTTCTTTGGCCAACTCTACCATTCGAAGGGATATAGCTGGGTTTACTATTCTTGATAGGTTCAGGATGCTTCAAAATCAATTATATATAACCCTTGGCTATGAAGCCTTAAACGATAATGTTTCTAATACGAAAGGAGCGACGACAGAAACGAAGTCTTACCGGACTAATGTGAGCTGGTATCCCATAAATCAGAAGCTGCCTAAAGTGAGTGTTGGTTTTCGATACAGAACCAGAGACAATGATGTAACCAGGTTTAATCCGGAAGTACCTCTAGGTCTCGAAAATGCCGCGGTACAAAACTTAAGTATTGTTGATGGGGATACGTTAATAACAGAAGTGCCCAGAAAGAACAACACATTCAATCTAAGTTTGTCTGTTACGCAACAATTCAGGTTTATGGATATGGTGCACGATGCAACCGTAAGCTTCTCATCCTTAAATACCCGCGATGATGTATTTGCTTTTGGAGATGCTCAAAATGCGGCTTTCTCGTTAAATATTGGATCAAGATTTGAGGACATACCTTTGCGTACTCAGTTTGGAACAACCATAAACAACACACAGTCAGGCAATGGGCAGTTAGATATCGATATCTTTGGTATGTACTTTGGCGGGACTTATTTCATGCTGGAAGGAAAGCTTACACTCAACAGCAGGCTCGCATTTACAAGTAATAGGTCCAAGACACGATTCCTTAGCCTGGCTAATTCTGATGACAGCGACTTTTTTAACGATTACTATGTATTGAGTGATGACAGGACGTCTTCTCGTTTTGGAACCTATGTTTTTATAGCTGGTGCTGAATATCGCCTTGATAATAACCATTCTTTTTTGTTTGATTCAAACTTCACAAACGTATCCGGCGCAGGTTCTATAAACGATCGTGTTGTACAACTTCGCTACATCTATCGATTCTAATACATGAAGTCCTCTCCCAAACGCAAAAAAGGAGTAGCATTTTACATCGTCATTGCTTCAGCGGCATTCTTTTTGTCGTTATTGATAGCAAGTACTGAACAAGTTCAGAAAATCGAATTATCTCTCAGGGATTATCTTTTTGAAATTCGTGGCCCCTTATCGGTTGAGGACTCGCCTATAGTTATGGTAGCCATTAGTGAGAACGCAGATTCTGAAATTCCTGAAAAATGGCCCTGGCCAACAAGTATTCATGCTAAGTTAGTTCATAACTTAAACCGGGCAGGCGCTAAGGCAATTCTTTTTGATGTGCTGTTTACCCAGCAAGATTCATTCGATCCACGAAATGATACTTTGTTTGCAGAAGCTATCGCTGAATATGGTAATGTAATTCTAGCAGGGGACGTAGAAGATATTATAGAAATAAATCGACCTACCTCATCCATTTTTCCCCTGCCTGTTTTAAGAGAAGACAACCCAAATCAACTGGGCTTTGTAAGTACCTTTCCTTATCTGGATGGATATGTACGAACATATAACATTGGTAGACGGTACCAGGGTACTGATTACTTGATGCTAGGTTTACAAGGCTTACGGCTTTTCAATGACATTCCGGATGAAGAAATAGATGAGTTCGATCAGAATTCAAAGAATGAGTTTTTTAAGCTCGGACCATACCAGATACAACGGGATAACCTCAATAGTTTTATTGTGAATTTCTATGGTTCTGAAGGTATGTTCCAGACGGTTTCCTACGAAGAAGTAATTGACGATTCTTCGTACACCACAATAATGGAACAAGAAATTCCAGATATCAACTCTTTTGATAATCCTGATTTCGGAGATGGTCATTTACAGTTAGGGACCTTCAAAGATAAGATTGTCATTGTTGGCGCTACCATGCCAACACTTCAGGACTTTCATGCTACTCCGTTTGCTTCTGCTGAACTACCCAGACCCGGTTTCGAGATTCATGCACATGCTATTCAAACTATTCTTGATGGTACCTACATAAGCCGTCAAAAAAATGGAGCAAGAATTCTCATTATTCTGGTGTGTTCTTTTTTGATTGTTTTTGCCAACCGGAGCTTAGGGCTGGGGTGGTCCTTAGGATTAATGCTACTTTTAATTGGGGGTATCTATGGAGCTTCCATTTTCCTGTTTTTGCAATACAGCTTGATGATAAGTGTAACCGGAGTTTGGTTAAGCGTGCTTATTGGTCAGGGCGGTACCATAGGATATGAATACTTTAATGAGCAAAAGGAAAAGCGAAGGATCAAAGGGATGTTCTCTTCTTATGTATCTCCCCAATTGGTAGATCAAATGATCGACTCAGGTGAGGAGCCAAAATTGGGAGGGGAAGAAGCGTATATCACAGCCTTTTTTAGTGATATTGTTTCCTTCTCAACATTCTCGGAAAAGCTGGAGCCGAAACAGTTAGTATCTCTTATTAATGAATACCTGACAGCAATGACCGACATTATAAACACTCAGGGAGGTACCTTAGATAAATTTATTGGGGATGCCATCGTGGCCTTCTTTGGAGCGCCTGTACAAATCCCCGACCACGCATTAAAAGCATGTATCTCTTCTCAGCTTATGGAAAGAAGGTTGAATGAGCTCAGAGAAAAGTGGAAAAAAGATAACTGGATTGATATTGTTTGGAACATGCAACATCGTATGGGCATGAATACCGGTGAGATGGTTACTGGAAACATGGGTTCAGAGCGAAGATTTAACTATACCATAATGGGAGATAATGTAAACCTAGCTGCCAGGTGCGAAAGTGGAGCCAAGCAATACAATGTGTACACTATGCTTACAGAAACTACCAAACAAGAAGCTGAGAAGTATGGAAATGATTGTGTATTCAGGATGCTGGATAACATCGTTGTAAAGGGACGAAGCCGGCCCGTGAAGGTATATGAAATAGCCGGACTGAGAGCAGATGCTTCTCAGCAATTACTTGAAAGTGTTGGATTGTACGAATTAGGGATGGAGAACTATTTTAAACAAGAATGGGATGAGGCCATAAAGTACTTCAGCCAATCTCTGCCTCTCGAAGCTCATCCCAAAAACCCCTCTCAGATATTTCTTGAGCGATGTGAGTTTATGAAACAAAATCCGCCTTCATTAGATTGGGATGGAGTTTTTGTAATGACGAGTAAGTAATAAAAAAGCTCAAACTAGTAGCCGAAAAAACTTGATACTAGTTAACAATAGGTCGTATCTTTTAGGTTCTCGGGCAAGTCCTATACAGTCAGCTCCCTTTGAACTCCGTCAGGGCAGGAATGCAGCAGCGGTAAATTGGTCGTAGCGACGTGATATAGGTCGCTTGCCCATTTTTATTTCTGGGAGTTGGTGGATTTATTGTTTCAACAAAAAGTAGTCATCCTGAGGATACTCTAGTTGTATTAACTATTTATATAAAGGTCATTCTGAGGCTACCGCCGAAGAATCTGACCGAATACCTGATTAGATCCTTCGGAAGTATCCTCAGGATGACTCAAAAGACAACGAGCAGTGGATTCTACCATATTAGTTCAAAGAACTGGCAATATGCTCAGCAATTTGGTCGGCATGTACTCTTGAGTTCTCGATAAACAACCGACTTGTATCCATTCCTCCACAAACCACTCCAGCCACATACATTCCCTTTCTATTCGTTTCAAGAGACTTTTCCTCATGCACTGGCATACACTTTTCATCATCTGTTAGCTCAATGCCAAGAGCATCCATAAGCGGGTAGTTAGGATGATATCCGGTCATTGCTAATACAAAATCATTTGGGATCGTTTTTTCTCCATCAGGAGTATCAAGAACTACTTCTCCTTCTCTGATTTCCTTTACCTCTGTATTAAAGTAGGCCTGTACTTCTCCAAACTTAATTCGATTTTCGATATCTGGTTTAACCCAGTATTTAACAGAGGGTTTAATTTCTCCATACTTAACCGACATTGTTACTTTGGCATTAGCCCGGTAGCATTCCAGTGCTGCATCAACGGCGGAATTTCCAGCACCTACAACTAACACATTCTGCCATGCATAAGGGTGAGGCTCATCGTAGTAATGCTTTACTTTTGGTAAATCTTCGCCTGGTACGTTCATTAAGTTCGCAGAGCCATAAAAACCAGTTGCTACTACTACTTTTGCTGCCTTATAACTGTCTTTATCCGTTTTTACTATAAACGCTCCGTCTTCGCCTTCCACTGAAAAAACTGTTTCATAAAGATGAATGGGGAGTTTGAAATGCTCGGCTGCTCGGCGATAATACTCTAGCGCTTCACTTCGTGTAGGTTTAGAACCATGAGAAATAAAAGGAATATCTCCGATCTCCAGCCTGTCTGAGGTGGAGAAAAAGGTCATGTTTGTCGGATAATTGAAAAGAGAGCTAACTAAACACCCTCTTTCAATAATTAAGAAAGGAATATTTTTGCGCTGTAGTTGTATTCCTGTTGCTAAACCAATGGGCCCTGCCCCAATTATAATAACCATGGTAAGAGATTAAATGACTTTCAGAAACCAAAGATACAAACAATCTTCATGTTCCTACTCAGCCTAAATTTTCTTTTTCATGCCTTATCACAAAAAGGCAGGGCTATTTATGAACACTAATTTTGGTTTTCCTTCTTGTCCAGTTTCTTAAGCGCCACTTCAAGCAGGTTTTGAATCTTCTTATTTCCGGATTTCTTGGCGTCGGTAAGTGGAATGCCTCCCCATCGGTCAACGGGCGAAAGATCTACACCATTTTCGATGAGGTATTTTACCACCTCGAACTGATTTTCGGAAACGGCCAGATGAAGAGGGGTTCTACCATCGTAATCCGCGATATTAAGATTTACCCCTTCTGCTTCTAGCCGTAAAAGTTCATCCATATCTCCACTACTGGCTGCCCAGATTAAGCTAACCATTTTTGCTACTTGGTTTCCTTTATGGTTATTGCGAGGATTCAATTTGTGCGAATGTCCCGTAAGGGAATCGTAATGATGGAAGCTAAACTTCTCTACTAATTTATTGCAGAATTCTACCCCACGAACCGTGTTACCATTGGCATCAAGTCTTGGAGACCAGATACTTATGCCCATTACATTCGGTATTACAACCATTAATGCACCTGAAACACCACTTTTAGCGGGGATACCAATTTTAAAAGCAAATTCTCCGGAGGAATCATACATACCGCAACTAAGCATTAATGAAAGACAATTTTGTACGGTTAATGGGTTGAATATAGCTTCTCCAGTAAGGGGATTAGTACCTGCATTAGCCAAAGTTGCTGCCGCTACCGATAAGTCCTTTGTGCATGACTCTATAGAACAACATTGGAAATAAAATTCCAGGATATCATTTAGGTTTGTTGTTTCAGGGAAAGCATTGTTCTCTCGCATAAAATATGCTAAAGCAAAATTCCGATCAGCAGTCTGGCGCTCCGATAAATATACTGCATTATTGAAATACACAGGTTTATTCCCATTCAGTTGGCTCCAGGTTTTATTTACCCGGTCGAAGCGATCAGCGATATCCAGGTCTTGTCCTATCAAAGCACAGCTCATGATTGCTCCCGCATTAATCATAGGATTATGAGGAAGTCCTTTACTATTTAAAGTAAGTTCGTTGAATGACTGCCCACTTGGTTCTCTCCCAATATGTTGATGGACCTTTTCTTCCCCAAGCTCTTCAAGTGCAATACAATAGTTGATGGGTTTACAGGAAGATTGTAGGCAGAAATTTTTATCGAAATCTCCCAGCGAATAGCGTTGTCCATCAATAGTGCAAATCGAAACAGCATAATGCTCAGGGTTTATCCGGGCCAGTTGCGGGATATAATCAGCAATATTGCCGTCTTTATTTTTAATCGTTTCGTCAAAAATATTCTTGATCTCCTTGCATAAGAGCTGAAAGTCAGGAATAACTAATTCCTTTTTTAGTGATTTCTTAATGAGTGCGTGATTCTTTATGATATCATGGAACTGCTGGTCATCAATTATAACTTTCCCGATTTGGTCATCGACTTTTGTTTGAAGTTTATCGATGAGACCTTGAAGTCTTGGGTCATCACTCAGTACTCCATTTTTAGCTAGTAAGTCCAACAACTTTTCAGCATTTACTTGCTTGTCCTTATTTTTTCCAAGTAGCCTGAAAAGTGAGGCTACCTCTTTGTTCTCTATATTTTCAGTGGTTAACATATGATTTTAGTTGGATATTTTTGTTCGGTTAAAAAGTGCCTGTGTGTTGGTTTTGCAGGCTTGATTAGGCAAGGAAAAAGGTAGCACTCTTTTATTTATTTAAAATTAAAATGAGAGCTTTTAAGGGTAGTCTTAAGGTCTACTTAACAACAAAAAAGAGCGAAAATAGATGAAATCAGAATTCACCGTTATTTCTTTAGAGCATCAGCCAATTGATGATAGTTTTGTTCATCCAGTTTTCAGGTTTGCCGATAAATCCTACATGCCCTCCCTTGCGGGTAAATGTGCTGCTGATATACCTGTTCTTTTCTATAATATCGAAGGGGGCATAATCCAAAGGACAGAGAGGATCTTCATGGCTATGTATGAGCAAAATAGGAGTAGATACCTGGTTTAAGAAACGAGCTGAAGAACATGACTCATAATAGTCTTCTGCGTCCCTAAAGCCGTGTACCGGAGCAGTAACCTGGTCGTCAAATTGATATAAGCTCGAACCTGAAAACTCCGGAAGGTCGGGATAAGTTATCCGTTTAAGTGTTAGTTTCTCCTTCAACGTACGGATGAAACGATAGGAGTAAATTCGATTAAAACCATGATCCAGATTTAAGGAACCAGCTTTGAGTTCATAAGGGGGTGAAACTGCAACTGCTTTACTAACGATTGTTGATTTAGCATTTTCTGCAAGGTATTTGATTAATGCGTTTCCACCCAGCGAAAACCCTACAGCAAAAACAGGGTTATTTATAAATCTCGAATTGATCCATTCAAAAAAAGTAGCATAATCGGAGGTTTCTCCTGAATGGTAAAATCTTTTTTTGAGATTTAACCTGCTACCACATCCCCTGAAATTTAGTGCAACTGATGAAATGCCAATATCCCGTAAGTCATGCATCAGATTTCGGATGTAAACGCGTTTAGAAGACCCCTCAAGACCATGAAATAATGCCACAACTGGCCGCTGATTATTAAGATCAATAAGATCAATTTCAAGGAAGTCATCATCCGGAGTAGGAATTTCCTCGCGGGTAACTGCTACTTCTCTGACTTTACTAAACGAAAAAGCGATAGTATGAATGTGCCCATTCAGAGCCCACCAACTTGAGGTAAAGCTATTATTATAGGCACTCAAATGATTATTTAATGAGGGAGAGCTTGATGGTTTCCTTTGTTCCTTCCGTTTCTAAAATGGCGAAATACACACCGCTACTTAGTTCATCGAAAGAAACCTCATAGGAATAAATTCCGCCCTCAAGACTTTCGTTGATTACCGATTTTACTTTTTGACCTAACATATTGTAGACGTCCAAACGGACTGATTGTCGCTCGGAAAGTGTAAAGCTGAACGTTGTGTTCGGGTTAAAAGGATTCGGGTAATTCTGAAAGAACTCGACAGAATTAGGGAATTCATTATCTCTTGTAGAGTTCAAATCACTGACTTGGAAAATAGTTTGATTACGTCCGGCTAATACCTGGTTTGCTAGCTCAGTTTCTGAATCCCCAAATGCATAAACAAAACCTAAAGAGACCGATTCTCCTGGTGGTATAAAATAAGGCCCCGTAGCTACAACAGAGGAGATATCAGTTCTGAAGGCAAGGGTATTTTCTGTTCCGGCTCTCAAAGAATTTCGTTTTTCGATAATGTTGTACCCATCGGATAAACCGAATTGAAAGTCAGAATTTGAGCCCCCAAAATTATTGTTGATTGCCAATACACTAGAAGTATTAGCCAGGGTTGCTACTGCAACCATAGGAAAACCAGAGTCTTGTTCACCTTGAGCAAACAGAATGTCATCTTCTTGATTATAACTCACATTGTTATTGGTGAAATCTCCGATATCCCAATCATTAAAAATGCCAAGATAAACTTCTGACAAGGCCAGGATAGAAGAAGTATTTCGGATTACATAGTTAAGGATCACACTATTTTCCAAATCCGGAGTAGCGAAAGCGTAGGTGTTCAGTGAAATTTCAACTTTATCCAAACCGGTATTTTCAGTAGGTCGGAACATCGTGAAGCCATCGGCTAATGAAACGATACCGGGATCAGTAACTTCATAAAATTCTACAGGAGTGAACTGCCGATCAACATTCCCAGAAGTAGAACGGACATTATTGGCTACTCTCTCATTGGCTTCAAAAATAATACCGCCTTCGTAAAGTAAATTATCGGTTAAGAAGTTGGCGGTTTGATGATCGGGAACAAAACCGACACCTCCAATTCCATTCTGAGCATCAAAGAATCCAATATTTCCTGACGGAGAAAAAGAAAGAGCCAGGTTATTTGCATCAGAAACGTCAAATTGAAGATTATCAAAAACGATTACTCTGAAATCACGATACCCAACGCTGTTGTCTATAAATTCGATCATCATATCAGCGGAGAGCGTTTCTAAAATATCTTCAGTAAGGGTGATTGGTATTTCTACTTCTGCAATACCATCGTTGCTTATAGCGCCAACCGGAAATGTATTACTTGAAAAACTTAACCCAGGGGTTAGGGCTTCTACATTAATAGTTAGCGATGTAGTAGCATTACCAACGTTCCTTAAAAATACTTTAAATGTCCCATTCTCATTTATTCCTAGTTTCCCCCCCGATTCATTAAAAGATTCGGACCGCTCAATCACTATTCCTGGCTGAGGTGAGGAAATAGCTACAAAAGCGTCAATACTCCCTGTACCGAGTTGAAGAGCAAATTCACCAGAATTAAACTGATCGATTGAAGAAGATGAGGTGCGAATTTGTTGTTTGATTTGTTCTGGGGTCCATGTTGGGTATTCGGTTTTGATGAGTGCTGCTAACCCTGACACAACAGGCGAAGACATAGAAGTTCCCTGGAATGTTGCGTAATCAGAAGGCCCCACCCCTACGCTACTACTTATTGTTCCCTGTGCAAATACATCTACAGTTGAACCGTAGTTCGAATAGCTGGCTATGATATTTCCAGTAGTTCCCAATGCTCCAACCGATAGTACATTTTCTAAACTGGAAGGATAGTGCAGTTCGTTAGTCGATGAGTTTCCAGCAGAAGCAATTACCAGTACTCCTGCTTCAGTGGCCATATTCACAATATCTTCTCCAAATGAAGAAAAGCCAAAACCTCCCCAGCTACAGTTTACAATATCTGCTCCATTTATTACTGAATACATGATTGCTTCATAGCCGAAGCCAATAGATCGTGACTCATCATTTCCGGTGGATGGGTCGTCAGCGATCCCCCCTGCTTTTACCGCCATATATTTTGCATT
This DNA window, taken from Balneola sp., encodes the following:
- a CDS encoding adenylate/guanylate cyclase domain-containing protein, whose product is MKSSPKRKKGVAFYIVIASAAFFLSLLIASTEQVQKIELSLRDYLFEIRGPLSVEDSPIVMVAISENADSEIPEKWPWPTSIHAKLVHNLNRAGAKAILFDVLFTQQDSFDPRNDTLFAEAIAEYGNVILAGDVEDIIEINRPTSSIFPLPVLREDNPNQLGFVSTFPYLDGYVRTYNIGRRYQGTDYLMLGLQGLRLFNDIPDEEIDEFDQNSKNEFFKLGPYQIQRDNLNSFIVNFYGSEGMFQTVSYEEVIDDSSYTTIMEQEIPDINSFDNPDFGDGHLQLGTFKDKIVIVGATMPTLQDFHATPFASAELPRPGFEIHAHAIQTILDGTYISRQKNGARILIILVCSFLIVFANRSLGLGWSLGLMLLLIGGIYGASIFLFLQYSLMISVTGVWLSVLIGQGGTIGYEYFNEQKEKRRIKGMFSSYVSPQLVDQMIDSGEEPKLGGEEAYITAFFSDIVSFSTFSEKLEPKQLVSLINEYLTAMTDIINTQGGTLDKFIGDAIVAFFGAPVQIPDHALKACISSQLMERRLNELREKWKKDNWIDIVWNMQHRMGMNTGEMVTGNMGSERRFNYTIMGDNVNLAARCESGAKQYNVYTMLTETTKQEAEKYGNDCVFRMLDNIVVKGRSRPVKVYEIAGLRADASQQLLESVGLYELGMENYFKQEWDEAIKYFSQSLPLEAHPKNPSQIFLERCEFMKQNPPSLDWDGVFVMTSK
- the ypdA gene encoding YpdA family putative bacillithiol disulfide reductase, with the protein product MVIIIGAGPIGLATGIQLQRKNIPFLIIERGCLVSSLFNYPTNMTFFSTSDRLEIGDIPFISHGSKPTRSEALEYYRRAAEHFKLPIHLYETVFSVEGEDGAFIVKTDKDSYKAAKVVVATGFYGSANLMNVPGEDLPKVKHYYDEPHPYAWQNVLVVGAGNSAVDAALECYRANAKVTMSVKYGEIKPSVKYWVKPDIENRIKFGEVQAYFNTEVKEIREGEVVLDTPDGEKTIPNDFVLAMTGYHPNYPLMDALGIELTDDEKCMPVHEEKSLETNRKGMYVAGVVCGGMDTSRLFIENSRVHADQIAEHIASSLN
- the glsA gene encoding glutaminase A — encoded protein: MLTTENIENKEVASLFRLLGKNKDKQVNAEKLLDLLAKNGVLSDDPRLQGLIDKLQTKVDDQIGKVIIDDQQFHDIIKNHALIKKSLKKELVIPDFQLLCKEIKNIFDETIKNKDGNIADYIPQLARINPEHYAVSICTIDGQRYSLGDFDKNFCLQSSCKPINYCIALEELGEEKVHQHIGREPSGQSFNELTLNSKGLPHNPMINAGAIMSCALIGQDLDIADRFDRVNKTWSQLNGNKPVYFNNAVYLSERQTADRNFALAYFMRENNAFPETTNLNDILEFYFQCCSIESCTKDLSVAAATLANAGTNPLTGEAIFNPLTVQNCLSLMLSCGMYDSSGEFAFKIGIPAKSGVSGALMVVIPNVMGISIWSPRLDANGNTVRGVEFCNKLVEKFSFHHYDSLTGHSHKLNPRNNHKGNQVAKMVSLIWAASSGDMDELLRLEAEGVNLNIADYDGRTPLHLAVSENQFEVVKYLIENGVDLSPVDRWGGIPLTDAKKSGNKKIQNLLEVALKKLDKKENQN
- a CDS encoding alpha/beta fold hydrolase, translated to MSAYNNSFTSSWWALNGHIHTIAFSFSKVREVAVTREEIPTPDDDFLEIDLIDLNNQRPVVALFHGLEGSSKRVYIRNLMHDLRDIGISSVALNFRGCGSRLNLKKRFYHSGETSDYATFFEWINSRFINNPVFAVGFSLGGNALIKYLAENAKSTIVSKAVAVSPPYELKAGSLNLDHGFNRIYSYRFIRTLKEKLTLKRITYPDLPEFSGSSLYQFDDQVTAPVHGFRDAEDYYESCSSARFLNQVSTPILLIHSHEDPLCPLDYAPFDIIEKNRYISSTFTRKGGHVGFIGKPENWMNKTIINWLML